The Epilithonimonas zeae genome contains the following window.
TTTGATAAAGGTATTTATGTTGTAGAAATCCAATTTGAAAATGGTAAGAAAACTACTCGGAAAGTGATTAAAAACTAATAACCAAACTTTCATATCCATATCTACATTTTAAAAAGAAAAGCCCATCAAGATTTTGAATGGGTTTTTCGATTTTATTGTGTTCTTGTTTAAATAAAAGATTATCAGAGAAAATTATTATTCTCGAAGATTAGGCTAATTTCGCAGATGTTTTTTTAATAATCAAAGTTTTAATTGTTGAAAAGAAATAGAAAATGACAACTTAGCCCTGATGGGAACGGCATCCTTTTTTGTTATTGCGATTGCTGAAATGCTCAATGGATTGCTTCACGTTGTTCGCAATGACAAAAAAGATATAGTGGACAGCAGGTTGAAATGTTCTACCGAAGCCACCAGCTTGTTGCTCCTAAAAATTACAAAAAGCTTCCATCAAATGAGAAAGGTAAAAGGTCTCTGATAGATTTTGTTTTGATGATTTCTCCGTTGGGTGCGGCAAAATAGATTTCGATTTGTTCTTTTTGCTTAGCTTCATACTCCAAAATAGATTGTCTGCAACCGCCACAAGGTGGAATTGGAACGGAACTCAAAGCGTCTTCCGGTCCGCCAATTACAAATATTTTTTTGATTTTTACATCAGGATAATTCGCTGAAGTCCAAAAAATAGTCGTTCTCTCTGCACACAATCCGGAAGGATAAGCGGCGTTTTCTTGGTTGCTTCCTGTGATTATTTCGCCGTTTTCCAAAAGAAGTGCACAACCAACAAAAAAATGGGAGTAAGGTGCATAAGCTTGTTCTCGAATGGTTTTAGCTTTATCAAAAAGTGTTTTTTCTATATCGTTGAGTTCATCGTAACTCGGGATAACTTCAAAGTTGATTTTTATCTCTTTTTCCATTTTTTAAAATGAGGGAGGTAAAAATACATTTTTTGTGGAAATAAATTAACATTAATTGAAAAAAAACATCTAAGAGATATGTTACGACCATTTTTAGTACTTATTTTTCTGTTTTTCATTGGATTGACTAAGGCTCAAGACAAGATTTTTTGGAATGAAAACCGGAGGCTGGTTTGGGAAGATTTCCAATCGAAAACGCAACCGGATACTTCCAAAGCCGCCGCAACAACCTTTTGTGGAATCTCCTATTTGTTGAACAGTCCAACTAAAAAATTCACTTCCAGAGAAGTTAAGATTGAATCTTTTTTTGTTCCTACAAGATCTTGGGCGCATAGTGACCACAAAACGGATTTGGTTCTAATGCACGAGCAAAGTCATTTTGATATTGCCGAATTGTTTGCGAGGAGATTCAGGAAAGTAATCAGTGATAAGACAATGGATGCTAAAACCCTTCAAAAGTTTTACACGGATATTTATGATGATTACAAGGATTATCAGCAGGATTATGAAACGGTAACCAATCATGGAAGAATTCGTGACAAACAATATGAATACACTCAGAGAATTAATCAGGAAATAGAAAAGCTTTCGGATTTTAAAACCTGAATTTTCGATTCTCTTTCTTCTCAGACAATTTCTTTTTGTTGTCGATACGTTTCTGGATGTGACCTTTTGAAGGTTTTGTAGCCAGTCGTTTCTTTGGAACAAATAGTGATTTTTCAACCAGTTCCAGCATTTTCTCAGTTACGATTTTTTTGTTTTGAAGCTGAGTTCTGCTATCAGATGAAGTCATTTGCAGCAAACCTTCGGAATTAATTCTATTTTTCAATTTTTCCGAGATTCTCAATTTTTCATCGAAAGAAAAAAACTGACTTTCCATTACATTCCAAATCGCTGTTACAGCTGTTTCCACCTTGTTCACGTTTTGTCCGCCAGCTCCGGAAGAGCGGGAAGTTTTGTAGCTGATTTCGGTAGAAAAATCCTTCATTTTTAGTTTTTGATCAATTTCTTTAATTCAAGACGATTCACTTTTCCGTTGGGCGTTCTTGGGATTTGCTCTACAAAAATAATTTCTTTTGGCTTATGAAACGATTTTTCAAATTTTAGATTATAAATTTTAGATTTTAAATGTTCGTTATTTTCTCCTTCGATTATGAGGATTAATTTTTGTCCGAGTTTTTCATGTTCAATTCCGAGGAAAACAACTTCATTGGGAATTTCTTTTTTAACTAATTTTTCTAACTCTTCGGGAAAAATCTTTGCACCTCCGGAATTGATCACATTGTCAATTCTTCCCAGAAATCTGAATTGATTTTTCGCATTAATCTCCACCAAATCATTGGTCTGCAAAACTTCTGAATTCAGTTTTGGAGCAAATATTTTCAGGCAACCTCTTTCATCCAGAGAAATATCAATGCCATCAAAAATTGTAAGCCAATCTTCCTGATTTGGATAAATCTGTTTTAAAGCGATGTGAGAAAGGGTTTCGCTCATTCCATAAGTTTCGAATATTTTGGTTTGAATATTTGTGGTTTTGAGGGTTTGAGATATTTTTTGTTTTAAAGTTTCCGAGACTGATGCGCCTCCGATGATCAGATTTTTAATCCAGTGGATTTTGTCCAAAGAATTTTCAACCTGCAAAGGTGTCATTGCGCAGAAATCAATTTCTTCATTGACATTTTCCAATGGATTGAGAGAAGTAGTAGCAATTTTCAGTTTTAATTTTCTTGAAATACTTCTTACAACCGTCATTTTTCCGGAGATATATTCAATCGGAAGACAAAGTAAGGCTAAATCGCCTTCTTTTAATCCTAAAAAATCACAAGTCATTTCTGCCGAATTCAACATTTTTGATTTTTCTATGTCAAAAACTTTCGGAATTCCGGTAGAACCAGAACTCTGGATTTTTACCGTTTTTGACTCCGAAAACCATTCTTTTATGAAGTCTAAAACTTTGGTTTCAAATTCTTTAGATGGTGTTTCTGCAATTGGTGAAGCTTTGGAAAGGTCGATTAACATTGAGATGTGTGAAAAATTATTTTATAAAATTATGCATTTTTTTTCGAAGAAAATTTGGAACTTAAAAAAAAAGCTGTACATTTGCACCACAATAAACGACAGACCCATGGTGTAACGGTAGCACTTCGGTTTTTGGTACCGCCTGTCGGGGTTCGAATCCCTGTGGGTCTACATTGTAAACTAGCAATCAACTGAATTTCAGTTGATTGCTTTTTTTTATTCATAAGGTATTGAAGTAAAAAAAATGAGCTTTCAAAATGTTGAAAACTCATTTTATTAGCTGAATAATTATTTTATTTATTCAGAATCACATTTTTTATGATGGGTTCCAGATTAGTAGGCAAATCAGCATCTTTAACTTGATATTTCGCCACATTCATTTCTTTCAACCAATTTTCCCAATATGTTTTAATTACATCCCCTTCAAAAGGATTTCCTTTTTCCGGATTGATTCCTAGAACTACAATTTCCAGATTAGTAAGTTTATCATTGGCTTTGATAAATCCGAGTCCCTTGTCAGTGATTTTAGTTTTGAAATCGGAAGTATTCAACTTTAAGGATTTTACCAATTCTGGCGTTAGATAAGAGGTTTTTTCATTTTCTGTGAATTTAGAATCTTTGTGGAACATATAGCCATCTGTTAAAATAAAAAGAATGTTTCTATGTTTGTCTTTGATGCAATAATCATTGACCTTATTCTTGAAAAATCCCCAGATATCGGAACCGACGTATTGTTTGTCCTGAATCGCTGATTGGTAAATTTTTTCAGGCAGGGTAGAATATTTTTCGTCAATGAGATTGATAGTTTCTTTAGAAGTATTCTTATCAAACGAAACTTTCAGCTGTTTTGCAAAGTCGTTGATTTTGGAATCGGAAGGTTCTGGATTGAAGAATATCTGCATCTGGTCATTCAGTTGCATCACTTTTTTACTTTTAACGTGGTCAATAAAACCGTTTTTAATCGCTTTGATGTATTCCAAATCCCGTTGATAATATTCCATTGATGGGTTTGGGTATTTTTCCGGGTTGATTCTATCAGAAAGGTCGATGAGAATGCTAACATTTAAGTTCTTGCTACTGGCAATCGAATCATTGATTTTTCCACCATCATCAACTTTTGGTTCACTTTTTTTACATTGAATAAAAAATAATGAAAGAATTAATAAGTAATATATTTTTTTCATAGTATTGGTTTATAAAACAGAAACGTAAACTGAATTTTGGCTGTCAGAATTGGCGCCGACTTTGTTCAGATTATAATTGTATTGATTTTTGCATTCCTCTATCATTTCTTGCTTTACAGGATGAGAAACAGCTAATTTTTCACCAATAAATGTAATCCAGCCCTGGACATATTCCGAAGCATAAGATTTGTATTCTTTGGTAGGAATGATAACACCATCAATAATATTTTGGAGTTCTTCGATTCTTCCTCGGGCTTTGATGATTAATTCTTTGATGCTTGCAATACCGTTTTTGATTTCTTCCATTTGTTTTTCAAATCCTGTAATGCGGTCTTGATGAACAAGAATGTCTTTTTGTTTTTTGATTTGCTCGTGTTTGATTTTATCTTTTTCTTTATGTTCTTTCATAATGAAATCGAAAACCAATCCCCAAATAATATAGACCACAAATCCGGCGAAAATAATTCCCCAAAACTGATTCTTCGTAAAAGCAATCGACAAATCAAAAGGTGGAGAATCGAAAGTTTTATTAAGCTCATAGATTTTAGATTCGATTTCATAAGCAAGAATGGCATCGAAAACGAAAGTCACAACAAAAAGCAGGAACATTTTTACATAATTCAGCCAGTTTTTGTTTTCTCCAAACATATGAATCAAGTAACCTAAACCGAGGAAAACAAACGGAATCAAAGTCACAAAAGCACCTTCCAACGGACCTTCATCCCAAGCCTTGTTGAATGCCTGTGCATCTAAAACACTTTGCATAATGCTCACATTCGGGTCAAATGTTTTAAAGAACGCCGAGAAGGAAGTCGAAATATAAAATGTAAACAGGTACAAGCTGATTGGAATCAAGAGCAATAGCCCAATCCAAAATTTTGTAGAAGCGCCTTTGCTTGCATTGATCTGATACTGTTCCGGATTTTTCGGAATATCATTAATTTCGAATTTCAAAGTTTCAATTTTATCCTTAACCGTGTCAACGTTTTGCTGAATTTCTTTGATTTGCTCTTCCTTATTATCGAGAGAAATGGTAAGACCTTTGATTTCGGTTTCTTTATTTTTTTGCTCGTTGATGTAAGGCTCTTTCAGTTTATTTTGTTTGTCAGCCAATTCTTTTTCCTCATTCTGAAATTTGGAATAGATGGCGTCCAGACAAATCGATAAAGCGGTGTGGTTTCCATTGTTGCGAGAGCTATCTCTATAACCAGATTCGTGGTAGGTTCTCTTTCTGCTTTCTTCCGTTACTTCTTCATTGTTGTTGGTTTCTACAATTTTAAGAGGAGATTCTTCTTTCTCAACTGCAACAGGTTTCAGCCTGAAAATGTTTTTGATATTACTGGTCATAATTTAGTTTTTTAAATCGTTAAAAATGTCAGTTTTACTTTTTCCTTCTTTTACAGAATCGATGAGATAATCTACGATTTGTAATACATTTTCTTCCATAAATCCGAACATCAGGACGTATTTTTCCAAGGATGTTCTCTCATTGGGAGAAACAATTCCATCAGCCCAAATCATTACTGTTAAATCGTAGAGATAATCGATTTTTTCTTCGATATTTTCAGGTATCACGATTTTTGAATTGATAGGATTCAAAAGGATTTCGTCTAATTTTTTAGGAGATATCCCTCTTTCTTCGGCCGATTTGTAAAGCGCTTTCAGTTCAAGTGGACTAAAATTGTCATCACAAAGTGCCATTTGATAAAGCCTTAAAAAATGGGCTTTAAGGTTTTCGGTTGGTTCTATAATTTCATTCATTGTTATTATTGTTTTTTGATGAAGTTCTAATGATTCTGTCCCTGCTGAATGTTTTAGCTGGAGTCGGTTTTTCCGGGATGATTTCCTGAAGTGGTTCTTTCTTTTTTAATCTGATGACGACCAGCAGCAGGAATAAAATCCCTGTTACAATGTCAATCGGAATCCAGAGACTTTTGAGATAAAGATGAATTGGAAAAATCGGATTAAATAAAATCAAAATGATTCCGAAAACAATTACCCAATGATATTCTTTCTGTCTCCCGAAATAATAAATCACAATTCCTGATGCAATGAAAACGATGATTCTAAGAAATGTGTAATATGATAGTGGTAAAGGAAGAATAGCGAAGAAACAGCAAAGTGCACAAAAAAAGAAAAATGTTTTGTAGATAATTTCTAATCGTTTGAAATTTTTAGAATTATTTGCTTCCATCGTTAATTACATCCTGAGCAATAACTCTTGTCTACATATTCCTTATTTCCGCCAGAGGATAAATAATAGCAGCCACCTTTTTCTCCTACATATAATGTGTGTCCATTATAAGTACATCTTCTGTTTGAATCTCCATCTGAATCTCCGCTTCTAGAACAGGAATTAAATGATAAACAGATTATAAAAAGTAAAATTATTTTTTTCATAGTCAAATTCTAAAGTGTTAAAAGCCTAATTACATCCTGAACAGTAGCTTCTGTCCACATATTCTTTGCTGTTTCCTGCCCAATAATAACAACCACCTTTTGGTCCGACTTCTAGCGGATAACCGTTGTATGTACAGCCATTTTTCTTTGAGTACGATTTTGATGATTTTTTCTTTTTAGAAGATTTTTTCTTCTTCTGTCTTTTAGCAAAAAATTCTGTATTTGAAGAATTTTTTGCTGAAGCGTCGTAAGTTGTTGGGATTAATAATCCTAATGTCAATAAAATAAAAAGTAGTTTTTTCATAGTCGTTTAATTATAATTTTCAATGGTTTGATGAAGTTCATTTCTGTGATTATAAATCTCGTCAAGTGAATCAAGATTCATTTTCTCTCCAGAATCTTTCCCGTTATGGAATAACTCAATTAATTTTCTATTAGCTCCGAAATGAAATCTGCAAATTGGCTTTCTATTATTGTCATCCAGCAGAATCCCGAAATAAGATTGTGTGTCTCTGTAAGCAATTCTTTCAGCAGAGATTTTCTCACGTAAAATGGCTTTTACAATTTGAAAAGCTTCTAATTCCTCATCTGTAGTTATAACTTTTGAAGTCTCATTATTCTGATCAATGTTTGTCATAGAAACAGTTGTTTTTTCTGTCTCGATATTATCATTAATAACCAAAGCAGATTTTAAACGGGAACTGATAGATTCTGAAATTGATAGGCTTAAAGCTCTTTTGGTATATTCCTTAAATATAACCATTCTATTCGCTGTTAGTGGTCTTTCGAAGAATCGATTAACCAATAACTTTACTATTTCGTCAGAAGGGTTTTCAATTTCTTTTTCGAATTCTTTTCTGATGGCTTTGATATATTTCAGAGCTTCTGCAGAGTCCAAAATCGATTCAAGGTTGTAACCTGACTTTGTAAAACTCTCAAGAACTTTGATGGAACTGTCTTTCAAATCATCAAGATTGATTGTGAAAAATGGTTTCTCATCCATAATATTTGGCTTCTCCAGATCTGTATAGAAATTATAAGTAATTCCGTTGGTCAAAACTCCAAATCGGGCTTTGGAAACGTGATAATAACGATGAAGCTGAGAGTTGTGCGCATCCGCATTTTCTTTCCAACTTTTACACTCTATAATCAGAATGGGTTCGTTATCCTTTTTGATGACAAAATCCACTTTCTCGCCTTTTTTGGTTCCAATATCAGCAATGAACTCTGGAATCACTTCCGTTGGATTGAAAATATCGTAACCAAGAATCTGAATAAAAGGCATTACGAAAGCCGTTTTCGTAGCTTCCTCAGTTTGTATCTGATCTTTGAGACCATTTACTCTTTGATGCAGTTGTTCTAGTTTTAATTTGAGTTCCATAGTTATTAGTTTTAAAATTTTAGTTATCCGTTATAACCATTTCTTCTTGCATTTGCTATACAATCTGATTTGTTAACATAACCTTGAGTAGAAGCTCCTACAATTTGTCCATTAGAAGCAGTTCTTCTCCATCTCCATTCATCTCTTGAATCTTGATAGAATTCCCATTTGTCATTTTGTCCTGTCATTTGAAAATTTTTTATTTGTTT
Protein-coding sequences here:
- the cdd gene encoding cytidine deaminase produces the protein MEKEIKINFEVIPSYDELNDIEKTLFDKAKTIREQAYAPYSHFFVGCALLLENGEIITGSNQENAAYPSGLCAERTTIFWTSANYPDVKIKKIFVIGGPEDALSSVPIPPCGGCRQSILEYEAKQKEQIEIYFAAPNGEIIKTKSIRDLLPFSFDGSFL
- a CDS encoding DUF922 domain-containing protein, encoding MLRPFLVLIFLFFIGLTKAQDKIFWNENRRLVWEDFQSKTQPDTSKAAATTFCGISYLLNSPTKKFTSREVKIESFFVPTRSWAHSDHKTDLVLMHEQSHFDIAELFARRFRKVISDKTMDAKTLQKFYTDIYDDYKDYQQDYETVTNHGRIRDKQYEYTQRINQEIEKLSDFKT
- the arfB gene encoding alternative ribosome rescue aminoacyl-tRNA hydrolase ArfB, producing the protein MKDFSTEISYKTSRSSGAGGQNVNKVETAVTAIWNVMESQFFSFDEKLRISEKLKNRINSEGLLQMTSSDSRTQLQNKKIVTEKMLELVEKSLFVPKKRLATKPSKGHIQKRIDNKKKLSEKKENRKFRF
- a CDS encoding AMP-binding protein; translation: MLIDLSKASPIAETPSKEFETKVLDFIKEWFSESKTVKIQSSGSTGIPKVFDIEKSKMLNSAEMTCDFLGLKEGDLALLCLPIEYISGKMTVVRSISRKLKLKIATTSLNPLENVNEEIDFCAMTPLQVENSLDKIHWIKNLIIGGASVSETLKQKISQTLKTTNIQTKIFETYGMSETLSHIALKQIYPNQEDWLTIFDGIDISLDERGCLKIFAPKLNSEVLQTNDLVEINAKNQFRFLGRIDNVINSGGAKIFPEELEKLVKKEIPNEVVFLGIEHEKLGQKLILIIEGENNEHLKSKIYNLKFEKSFHKPKEIIFVEQIPRTPNGKVNRLELKKLIKN
- a CDS encoding coiled-coil domain-containing protein translates to MTSNIKNIFRLKPVAVEKEESPLKIVETNNNEEVTEESRKRTYHESGYRDSSRNNGNHTALSICLDAIYSKFQNEEKELADKQNKLKEPYINEQKNKETEIKGLTISLDNKEEQIKEIQQNVDTVKDKIETLKFEINDIPKNPEQYQINASKGASTKFWIGLLLLIPISLYLFTFYISTSFSAFFKTFDPNVSIMQSVLDAQAFNKAWDEGPLEGAFVTLIPFVFLGLGYLIHMFGENKNWLNYVKMFLLFVVTFVFDAILAYEIESKIYELNKTFDSPPFDLSIAFTKNQFWGIIFAGFVVYIIWGLVFDFIMKEHKEKDKIKHEQIKKQKDILVHQDRITGFEKQMEEIKNGIASIKELIIKARGRIEELQNIIDGVIIPTKEYKSYASEYVQGWITFIGEKLAVSHPVKQEMIEECKNQYNYNLNKVGANSDSQNSVYVSVL
- a CDS encoding DUF6804 family protein, producing MEANNSKNFKRLEIIYKTFFFFCALCCFFAILPLPLSYYTFLRIIVFIASGIVIYYFGRQKEYHWVIVFGIILILFNPIFPIHLYLKSLWIPIDIVTGILFLLLVVIRLKKKEPLQEIIPEKPTPAKTFSRDRIIRTSSKNNNNNE
- a CDS encoding type I restriction endonuclease, which gives rise to MELKLKLEQLHQRVNGLKDQIQTEEATKTAFVMPFIQILGYDIFNPTEVIPEFIADIGTKKGEKVDFVIKKDNEPILIIECKSWKENADAHNSQLHRYYHVSKARFGVLTNGITYNFYTDLEKPNIMDEKPFFTINLDDLKDSSIKVLESFTKSGYNLESILDSAEALKYIKAIRKEFEKEIENPSDEIVKLLVNRFFERPLTANRMVIFKEYTKRALSLSISESISSRLKSALVINDNIETEKTTVSMTNIDQNNETSKVITTDEELEAFQIVKAILREKISAERIAYRDTQSYFGILLDDNNRKPICRFHFGANRKLIELFHNGKDSGEKMNLDSLDEIYNHRNELHQTIENYN
- a CDS encoding YegP family protein, encoding MTGQNDKWEFYQDSRDEWRWRRTASNGQIVGASTQGYVNKSDCIANARRNGYNG